From one Plasmodium coatneyi strain Hackeri chromosome 9, complete sequence genomic stretch:
- a CDS encoding LSM domain containing protein: protein MEQPSMPLWLSTFEEDIDTYIFISSRDNKLYLGILRTYDQHGNIFLTHCVEKIIVPERNYFSDVYVGNLIIRGDNIAYFGSVDEDKYAKMFDYSQQNKDGNEPEDTLEGDLPKGQKSLPPENVVLQYKPINQILSYLPDGNQDFAVFEN, encoded by the exons ATGGAACAGCCGTCTATGCCCCTATGGCTCAGCACCTTCGAGGAAGATATTGATACCtacattttcatttcctcaAGGGACAACAAACTCTATCTAG GAATACTGAGAACGTACGATCAACATGGAAACATATTTCTAACGCACTGTGTGGAGAAAATAATAGTCCCCGAGAGGAACTACTTTTCGGACGTCTACGTTG GAAACCTCATCATCAGGGGTGACAACATTGCCTACTTCGGCTCCGTGGACGAGGACAAATACGCAAAGATGTTTGACTACTCACAGCAAAATAAGGATGGAAATGAACCGGAGGATACTTTAGAAGGCGATTTACCAAAGGGCCAAAAATCCCTGCCCCCCGAAAATGTCGTTCTACAGTACAAACCGATAAATCAAATTCTGAGCTACCTCCCAGATGGTAATCAGGACTTCGCCGTTTTtgagaattaa